The following proteins are co-located in the Halopelagius inordinatus genome:
- a CDS encoding alpha/beta fold hydrolase yields the protein MIQPATAPTDSGFIDGRVPYYRTGDGPQTLLFVPGLSEAFDRHPNWRLAQMLGRTYDGLTDDYTVWTVPRPDGMDPGTTTRDMAGTYATVLDELGGGHVVGYSMGGFVAQHLAADYPELVDRLVVGAAADRLGEGGVSIVEAWRELAENGEWSRLYGSTTRHSYVGWRKSVYAPVARAFGAVSAPPVPSDVVVSCDACLEHDASDVLGDIDVPTLVVGGSEDRLFPESRLRATKEAVPGAKLALLRGAGHAAMDEHRGQFVDVVRRFLRDEPLR from the coding sequence ATGATACAACCGGCGACTGCCCCGACCGACTCCGGGTTTATCGACGGACGCGTCCCCTACTACCGCACCGGCGACGGCCCGCAGACGCTTCTTTTCGTGCCCGGTCTGAGCGAGGCGTTCGACAGGCACCCGAACTGGCGACTCGCGCAGATGCTCGGGCGGACGTACGACGGATTGACCGACGACTACACCGTTTGGACCGTTCCCCGACCCGACGGCATGGACCCGGGGACGACCACCCGAGATATGGCCGGGACGTACGCCACGGTCCTCGACGAACTCGGCGGCGGGCACGTCGTCGGCTACTCTATGGGAGGGTTCGTCGCCCAACATCTCGCCGCGGACTACCCCGAACTGGTAGACCGACTCGTCGTCGGGGCGGCGGCGGACAGACTCGGCGAGGGGGGCGTCTCCATCGTCGAAGCGTGGCGCGAGTTGGCCGAGAACGGCGAGTGGAGTCGCCTCTACGGTTCGACCACCCGCCACTCCTACGTCGGGTGGCGAAAGAGCGTCTACGCGCCGGTGGCCCGGGCGTTCGGCGCGGTGTCCGCCCCGCCGGTTCCGTCCGACGTCGTCGTCTCCTGCGACGCCTGTCTCGAACACGACGCGAGCGACGTCCTCGGAGATATCGACGTTCCGACGCTCGTCGTCGGCGGGTCCGAAGACCGACTGTTCCCGGAGTCTCGCCTCCGCGCGACTAAAGAGGCGGTTCCCGGTGCGAAACTCGCGCTCCTCCGCGGGGCGGGGCACGCCGCGATGGACGAACATCGCGGGCAGTTCGTCGATGTCGTGCGGCGGTTCCTCCGGGACGAACCCCTCCGGTGA
- a CDS encoding DNA topoisomerase IV subunit A, with translation MSTKSDDELARERLIDLAVKFYDQFDEGDIPHMDIPTRTKSNIVFDEDSKVWVYGDRKSTRSANSVRGARKLLKATYAIEFLVRQLEENRSSTLRELYYLSESWDAEEAHFNDQDESNQLIEDLEIVSKVTREDFHMRPEESGATLMGPLKLREQTRRGEREIHCQEDVGEGGYQIPNNPDTIEFIDHDIDFILCVETGGMRDRLIENGFDTQYNCLIVHLKGQPARATRRITKRLHDELDLPVVVFTDGDPWSYRIYGSVAYGSIKSAHLSEYLATPEAQFVGIQPEDIVEYDLPTDPLADSDVNALQSELDDPRFQSDYWTEQIELQLDIEKKAEQQALASRGLDFVTDEYLPTRLDEMGVI, from the coding sequence ATGAGCACGAAATCAGACGACGAACTCGCGCGCGAACGTCTCATCGACCTCGCGGTGAAGTTCTACGACCAGTTCGACGAGGGGGACATCCCCCACATGGACATCCCCACGCGGACGAAGAGCAACATCGTCTTCGACGAGGACTCGAAGGTGTGGGTGTACGGCGACCGGAAATCCACCCGTTCCGCGAACAGCGTTCGCGGCGCGCGGAAACTCCTGAAAGCGACGTACGCAATCGAGTTCCTCGTCCGCCAACTCGAAGAGAACCGCTCTTCGACGCTGCGTGAACTGTACTACCTCTCCGAGTCGTGGGACGCAGAAGAGGCGCACTTCAACGACCAAGACGAGTCGAACCAACTCATAGAGGACCTCGAAATCGTCTCGAAGGTCACCCGCGAGGACTTCCACATGCGCCCCGAGGAGTCCGGCGCGACGCTCATGGGACCGCTGAAACTCCGCGAACAGACGCGCCGCGGCGAGCGCGAGATTCACTGCCAAGAGGACGTCGGCGAGGGGGGCTACCAGATTCCGAACAACCCAGACACCATCGAGTTCATCGACCACGACATCGACTTCATCCTCTGCGTCGAAACCGGCGGGATGCGCGACCGACTCATCGAGAACGGCTTCGACACCCAGTACAACTGCCTCATCGTCCACCTGAAGGGACAACCCGCCCGCGCGACGCGACGCATCACAAAGCGCCTGCACGACGAACTCGACCTGCCGGTCGTGGTCTTTACCGACGGCGACCCGTGGTCGTACCGCATCTACGGTTCCGTCGCGTACGGGTCCATCAAGTCGGCGCACCTCTCGGAGTATCTCGCGACGCCCGAGGCGCAGTTCGTCGGCATCCAACCCGAGGATATCGTCGAGTACGACCTGCCGACCGACCCCCTCGCGGACTCTGACGTGAACGCCCTCCAGTCTGAACTCGACGACCCGCGCTTCCAGTCCGACTACTGGACGGAGCAGATAGAGCTCCAACTCGATATCGAGAAGAAAGCGGAACAGCAGGCGCTCGCCTCTCGCGGACTGGACTTCGTGACCGACGAGTATCTCCCCACCCGCCTCGACGAGATGGGCGTCATCTGA
- a CDS encoding CDGSH iron-sulfur domain-containing protein, with the protein MPREVRHDATGPTKLDEDDVDEQKGDIAVCRCGLSSDRPFCDGSHRATEDEDEETVYKYEGDDDEKPRREIAEIVYVDEESSDGD; encoded by the coding sequence ATGCCACGAGAGGTTCGCCACGACGCGACCGGCCCGACGAAACTCGACGAAGACGACGTCGACGAGCAGAAAGGCGATATCGCCGTCTGTCGCTGCGGGCTCTCGTCGGACCGACCGTTCTGCGACGGGTCGCACAGAGCGACCGAAGACGAAGACGAGGAGACGGTGTACAAGTACGAGGGCGACGACGACGAAAAGCCGCGGCGCGAGATAGCCGAGATAGTGTACGTAGACGAGGAGTCGAGCGACGGCGACTGA